Proteins encoded in a region of the Anoxybacillus amylolyticus genome:
- the sspL gene encoding small, acid-soluble spore protein L, whose amino-acid sequence MAKNGGKNRGTKALGVNPQGLGQDGWTPDPKSELENAAKRSNKK is encoded by the coding sequence ATGGCGAAAAATGGTGGGAAAAATCGTGGAACGAAAGCGCTAGGCGTTAATCCACAAGGGCTCGGACAAGACGGATGGACACCTGATCCAAAAAGCGAATTAGAAAATGCAGCAAAACGAAGCAATAAAAAGTAG